CACCGACCTCACCCGCCGCCGAATGCTCCAGGGCGCCGGCATCGCCTTCACCGCCGCCGTCGGCACCGCCGTCATCGGCCTCACCGGCCCGGCCGGCACACCCGCCGCCGCAGCCGGGACGGAGGGCACCGAACCCTTCGACGAGATCTACCGCGGCCGCCGGATCCAGGGCCTGCCCGGAGCCGGCGGCACGGGCCACCACCACCACGGCGGGCCGGAGTACACCGTGCTCGTCAACGGCCGCGAACTGCACAGCATGCGCAACGCCGACGGTACCTGGATCAGCGTCATCAACCACTACCAGCCGCAGCCCACGCCGCGCGCGCTGGCCCGCGCCGCCGTCGCGGAGCTGCAGGGCGCGGCCCTCGTCCCGCTCGCCTGAACCGTCCTCCCCGCCCCATCCCCGACCAACCCGTCCCACCCAGGAGGACGACCCATGGCAGTGCGCAAGAACCAGGCGACCCTGACGGCCAAGGAGAAGCGCGACTTCGTCGACGCGGTGCTCCAGCTCAAGCGGCTCGGCCGGTACGACGGCTACGTCAGCACCCACAACCGATTCATCGTCAGCGACACGGACAACGGCGAGCGCACCGGG
The Kitasatospora paranensis genome window above contains:
- the melC1 gene encoding apotyrosinase chaperone MelC1, whose translation is MSDTGHSTDLTRRRMLQGAGIAFTAAVGTAVIGLTGPAGTPAAAAGTEGTEPFDEIYRGRRIQGLPGAGGTGHHHHGGPEYTVLVNGRELHSMRNADGTWISVINHYQPQPTPRALARAAVAELQGAALVPLA